The sequence GTAAATTCAGTTGCAACAGTTCTTGATGTACCAATAAGTATAGCTCCTAATATTGTCACCCCTGAACGAGAAGTTCCAGGAATTAACGATAATACTTGAAACAAACCAATAATAAATGCTGTCTTGTATGGCAAATCGGATATATCATCAACTTTGCAGTCTCTGCCTTTATTCCATCTCTCTATAATAATAAATAGTATTCCGTATAGTATCAATGTAATAGAAACTGTTTGTGCATTATAGAATAGTTCATCCATCTTATCATCAAACAATATCCCAATAACTCCTGCTGGAATACATGCAAAAATTATCTTCACCCATAATAGTAACGTATCTTTTTTAATGATCTGACCCTTTTTAGTAGAGAAAGGAAATATTTTCTTCCAATATATAACTACCACTGCCATTATAGCTCCAAGTTGAATTACTACACGAAACATTTCTTTGAATGAATCTGAAAGGTCAAACTGCAAAAATTGTTCAACTAGGATTAGATGACCTGTACTACTTATGGGAAGCCATTCTGTAAACCCTTCTACAATACCTAAAATTATTGCCTTAAAAATCTCAATTATATCCATATTAAAAAACTTCCTCCTGCATAAATAACTTGTTGATTTATTGTTAAAATAATACATTTCTTCAATTATACATTAAAAAGAGTCATCTATGCAATAAGATTAATATTAAAATATCCTTAATTTTATTAATATCATCTTAGATATTATGATCATATTAGCTTATCCAATAATAATTAACATGAAATATGATTGATTCTTTTACCGTTTCTTAACGAATCCCTTAAACTTCTAATTATATCATCCATTTTCTCTAATTCCATTAACATATCCTTTTCTTGTTTATCAGTTTTAATAATTTTAATTATACCACCATTATTTATGACTATTCTTTTATCTGCCATTAAAGCTAGACTAGGATCATGAGTTGCCATCAATACTATTTTTTCTTTACTTACTAGCAAGTTGAGTGCCTTTTTTCTATCAATCCCAGCATTTTCAATTTCGTCTATCAACACTATGGGTGATGTGCTAAGTATAGCTGTATCTGCTATCATTAATGCTCTTGACTGACCTCCACTAAGACTTGTTATTGGCGTAGACAAATTGAATTTTTCTCCTGCTAGATTATTAGCGGCATCTATAATCTTATCAATAACTTGTTCCTCATTTTCAACCATCCTACTCTTTGCATGAAGTTCCAAAAACTCTTTTACAGTTAAATCCATAACGAAATTCATATTTTGAGATAACTGTGCTACTAATTTATTTCCTGAAGAAAATCGCCATTTTTTATCTGGTTTTTCCCCATTAATTAG is a genomic window of Vallitalea longa containing:
- a CDS encoding undecaprenyl-diphosphate phosphatase; this translates as MDIIEIFKAIILGIVEGFTEWLPISSTGHLILVEQFLQFDLSDSFKEMFRVVIQLGAIMAVVVIYWKKIFPFSTKKGQIIKKDTLLLWVKIIFACIPAGVIGILFDDKMDELFYNAQTVSITLILYGILFIIIERWNKGRDCKVDDISDLPYKTAFIIGLFQVLSLIPGTSRSGVTILGAILIGTSRTVATEFTFFLAMPVMFGASLLKILKFGFAFTSLEALVLLTGMIVAFVVSIIAIKFLVGYIKKHDFQAFGWYRIVLGLIVIVYFTLLK
- a CDS encoding ATP-binding cassette domain-containing protein — protein: MINRKQLNDLTINEILNQHPFALSFFTDNKLDVEGFQDSTFISFLEHFTEEERDEWAIDTTKLVEDIIIYINNMLDFLGIKNENTVDSLTIISGFDKSGQKENFDSITINKSEIISIVGPTGSGKSRLLADIEWTANNDTPTGRSILINGEKPDKKWRFSSGNKLVAQLSQNMNFVMDLTVKEFLELHAKSRMVENEEQVIDKIIDAANNLAGEKFNLSTPITSLSGGQSRALMIADTAILSTSPIVLIDEIENAGIDRKKALNLLVSKEKIVLMATHDPSLALMADKRIVINNGGIIKIIKTDKQEKDMLMELEKMDDIIRSLRDSLRNGKRINHISC